A genomic segment from Sparus aurata chromosome 10, fSpaAur1.1, whole genome shotgun sequence encodes:
- the LOC115589158 gene encoding E3 ubiquitin-protein ligase TRIM39-like isoform X2 — MAANTPKSSKTPTKPTLTKKQSKALEKTSAFSSEPWHKPSLSKAQMKDFQGFSNSCPLWSLPAKKPDLQGLLSLTECLQLLQKLAEEVDNISQVKGGSRKAIPAESSKDPGSLETSRSLILHWAKEMEQNMVKREAKPMEEEMLKRRDVPEEKTELEKHNKLHQWAVELSNIKDANGVSDEELKQLLYQRGPKAPRLAALLPLLEFVAWSLLSEDTEEAVSMSWLPTKQKAWRTATGSSKYIPNSVSVRLDASTSHPWLAVSSDCLQVKEAAARSTTLPNNIQRFAEWPAVLGDTLITSGRHYWEVEVSPSGSWRVGVMSQYARRQQKFTMSPGGGYWTLWKGSNLWACTNKPTKLRRAAVFPRLIGVYVDVGEGQVSFYDVDRRVHIYTFSDTFKHSLIPLFVCLCGDTVLKIIPADVSVTADDRHLNGSGSQIKCE; from the exons ATGGCAGCGAACACACCAAAATCTTCCAAGACCCCGACTAAACCCACACTCACCAAGAAGCAG TCTAAAGCCCTCGAGAAAACCAGTGCCTTCAGCTCGGAACCATGGCATAAACCCTCCCTCAGTAAAGCCCAG ATGAAAGATTTTCAAGGATTTTCAAACAGTTGCCCGCTTTGGAGTTTACCCGCAAAAAAG ccTGATCTACAGGGACTGCTGAGTCTGACAGAGTGCCTTCAACTTCTTCAGAAACTGGCAGAGGAAGTGGACAACATCAGCCAG GTGAAGGGTGGCAGTAGGAAGGCTAtaccagcagagagcagcaaaGACCCAGGCAGCCTGGAGACCAGCAGGAGCCTGATCCTGCACTGGGCCAAGGAGATGGAACAAAACATG GTGAAAAGGGAAGCCAAGCCGATGGAGGAAGAGATGCTGAAAAGAAGAGACGTTCCAGAAGAGAAAACTGAGCtcgaaaaacacaacaaacttcACCAATGGGCAGTGGAGCTCAGCAATATCAaggat GCTAATGGTGTATCTGATGAGGAACTGAAGCAACTGTTGTATCAGAGGGGACCAAAGGCACCGAGGCTGGCCGCCCTTCTTCCCCTGCTCGAGTTTGTGGCTTGGTCGCTATTGTCAGAGGATACTGAG GAGGCAGTGTCGATGTCGTGGCTGCCGACCAAACAAAAGGCCTGGAGGACAGCAACTGGAAGCTCCAAATACATACCTAACTCAG TGTCAGTCCGGTTAGATGCCAGCACCAGCCATCCCTGGCTGGCCGTGTCCTCAGACTGCCTGCAGGTCAAGGAGGCAGCAGCACGCTCTACTACCCTACCAAACAACATCCAACGCTTTGCTGAGTGGCCCGCCGTGCTGGGTGACACCCTCATCACTTCAGGGAGACACTATTGGGAAGTGGAGGTTTCTCCCAGTGGCAGCTGGAGAGtaggtgtgatgtcacagtatGCTCGGAGGCAACAAAAGTTCACCATGTCACCAGGAGGAGGATACTGGACTCTGTGGAAGGGCTCCAATCTGTGGGCGTGTACCAACAAGCCCACGAAGCTGCGGAGGGCCGCTGTTTTCCCCCGACTGATCGGGGTGTATGTGGATGTTGGGGAGGGTCAGGTGTCCTTTTATGATGTTGATCGAAGGGTTCACATTTACACTTTCTCTGATACCTTCAAACACAGTCTGATCCCTCTCTTTGTTTGCCTGTGTGGAGACACGGTCCTTAAAATCATACCAGCAGATGTGTCAGTCACTGCTGATGACAGACACCTGAATGGGTCTGGATctcaaattaaatgtgaatga
- the LOC115589158 gene encoding E3 ubiquitin-protein ligase TRIM39-like isoform X1, producing the protein MAANTPKSSKTPTKPTLTKKQSKALEKTSAFSSEPWHKPSLSKAQMKDFQGFSNSCPLWSLPAKKPDLQGLLSLTECLQLLQKLAEEVDNISQVKGGSRKAIPAESSKDPGSLETSRSLILHWAKEMEQNMVKREAKPMEEEMLKRRDVPEEKTELEKHNKLHQWAVELSNIKDANGVSDEELKQLLYQRGPKAPRLAALLPLLEFVAWSLLSEDTEEAVSMSWLPTKQKAWRTATGSSKYIPNSVWQWIQDASVSVRLDASTSHPWLAVSSDCLQVKEAAARSTTLPNNIQRFAEWPAVLGDTLITSGRHYWEVEVSPSGSWRVGVMSQYARRQQKFTMSPGGGYWTLWKGSNLWACTNKPTKLRRAAVFPRLIGVYVDVGEGQVSFYDVDRRVHIYTFSDTFKHSLIPLFVCLCGDTVLKIIPADVSVTADDRHLNGSGSQIKCE; encoded by the exons ATGGCAGCGAACACACCAAAATCTTCCAAGACCCCGACTAAACCCACACTCACCAAGAAGCAG TCTAAAGCCCTCGAGAAAACCAGTGCCTTCAGCTCGGAACCATGGCATAAACCCTCCCTCAGTAAAGCCCAG ATGAAAGATTTTCAAGGATTTTCAAACAGTTGCCCGCTTTGGAGTTTACCCGCAAAAAAG ccTGATCTACAGGGACTGCTGAGTCTGACAGAGTGCCTTCAACTTCTTCAGAAACTGGCAGAGGAAGTGGACAACATCAGCCAG GTGAAGGGTGGCAGTAGGAAGGCTAtaccagcagagagcagcaaaGACCCAGGCAGCCTGGAGACCAGCAGGAGCCTGATCCTGCACTGGGCCAAGGAGATGGAACAAAACATG GTGAAAAGGGAAGCCAAGCCGATGGAGGAAGAGATGCTGAAAAGAAGAGACGTTCCAGAAGAGAAAACTGAGCtcgaaaaacacaacaaacttcACCAATGGGCAGTGGAGCTCAGCAATATCAaggat GCTAATGGTGTATCTGATGAGGAACTGAAGCAACTGTTGTATCAGAGGGGACCAAAGGCACCGAGGCTGGCCGCCCTTCTTCCCCTGCTCGAGTTTGTGGCTTGGTCGCTATTGTCAGAGGATACTGAG GAGGCAGTGTCGATGTCGTGGCTGCCGACCAAACAAAAGGCCTGGAGGACAGCAACTGGAAGCTCCAAATACATACCTAACTCAG tGTGGCAGTGGATCCAGGATGCCTCAG TGTCAGTCCGGTTAGATGCCAGCACCAGCCATCCCTGGCTGGCCGTGTCCTCAGACTGCCTGCAGGTCAAGGAGGCAGCAGCACGCTCTACTACCCTACCAAACAACATCCAACGCTTTGCTGAGTGGCCCGCCGTGCTGGGTGACACCCTCATCACTTCAGGGAGACACTATTGGGAAGTGGAGGTTTCTCCCAGTGGCAGCTGGAGAGtaggtgtgatgtcacagtatGCTCGGAGGCAACAAAAGTTCACCATGTCACCAGGAGGAGGATACTGGACTCTGTGGAAGGGCTCCAATCTGTGGGCGTGTACCAACAAGCCCACGAAGCTGCGGAGGGCCGCTGTTTTCCCCCGACTGATCGGGGTGTATGTGGATGTTGGGGAGGGTCAGGTGTCCTTTTATGATGTTGATCGAAGGGTTCACATTTACACTTTCTCTGATACCTTCAAACACAGTCTGATCCCTCTCTTTGTTTGCCTGTGTGGAGACACGGTCCTTAAAATCATACCAGCAGATGTGTCAGTCACTGCTGATGACAGACACCTGAATGGGTCTGGATctcaaattaaatgtgaatga
- the mpdu1b gene encoding mannose-P-dolichol utilization defect 1b: MADKTVLAEGSSFMDPLKGLLLTYLMPESCYDEFFLKVNFLDVPCLKIVLSKGLGIGIILGSVMVKLPQILKLMGAKSAEGLSFQSVLLELLAITGTMAYSIANKFPFSAWGEALFLMLQTVAIGFLIQYYGGRTARGLLFLVVYFGLLVLILSPVTPMSVVTYMQASNMPAIIIGRLIQAASNYRNGHTGQLSAVSVFLLFAGSLARIFTSLQETGDALMAITYVISSTCNGIITLQVLYYWNSSSESKKKKKKKE, encoded by the exons ATGGCGGACAAAACAGTCCTGGCTGAAGGATCCTCTTTTATGGATCCTCTTAAAGGGCTTTTGTTGACATATCTTATGCCCGAGTCGTGTTACGACGAGTTTTTTCTCAAAGTCAACTTTCTGGACG TACCATGTCTGAAGATTGTACTGAGCAAAGGCCTGGGTATTGGCATCATCCTGGGATCAGTGATGG TGAAGCTGCCTCAGATCCTAAAGCTGATGGGAGCGAAGAGCGCTGAGGGGCTGAGCTTCCAGTCtgtgctgctggagctgctggccATCACAGGAACAATGGCCTACAGCATCGCCAACAAGTTCCCGTTCAG TGCCTGGGGTGAGGCTCTGTTCCTCATGCTGCAGACAGTCGCCATTGGCTTCCTCATTCAATACTACGGAGGACGAACCGCCAGAG GTCTCCTGTTTCTGGTTGTGTACTTTGGCCTGCTGGTCCTTATACTGTCTCCAGTCACTCCCATGTCAGTGGTTACCTATATGCAGGCCTCGAACATGCCAGCTATCATCATCGGCAGG CTGATCCAGGCAGCCTCTAACTACCGGAATGGGCACACCggccagctgtctgctgtctcCGTCTTCCTGCTGTTTGCTGGATCCCTCGCCCGCATCTTCACCTCACTACAG GAAACCGGAGACGCGCTGATGGCCATCACTTACGTCATATCCTCCACCTGTAATGGCATCATCACTCTGCAGGTTCTCTACTACTGGAACAGCTCCTCAGAatccaagaagaagaagaaaaagaaggagtaA